A stretch of Coccidioides posadasii str. Silveira chromosome 2, complete sequence DNA encodes these proteins:
- a CDS encoding uncharacterized protein (EggNog:ENOG410PG5A~COG:L), with product MAREKQMKRTHSSVFPKREISPPATKRKIESTTTREALANFFKPPSKKPFQHLAWRTVDNSCLVAKYSTRPPVDNQVVPVKKRVAAFDLDGTLILTKSGNTFPRNEHDWKWWNHCVPGRIKELYSKGYQVVIVTNQKKVLLKKVGKGAIGDSKSLTIFKSKVSVILKDLDVPLSVYAATEYDEYRKPRMGMWKLMLDDYDLDVEGVLDLEGSIFVGDAAGRPADHSCVDRNFASNIGLKFYTPEEFFLGKPQEGVEAFNPKNFILDGTSRCKYRCPVVGYRFIRGWVTPRLTENLASLPFPESHGQELVIFCGSPGAGKSTFFWKYLEPLKYKRVNQDILKTRPKCLSVAAEYLQAGDSVAVDNTNADPETRAYWVKLAKDHDVPIRCVYLSTPASICAHNNAVRAANPRLVCHTCSTYPYTKLLHVCMLLCSPFRMHSIKMIGEKSGLTPPLPQESLNPEKRTFLPDVAFRSFASRFEKPQLSEGFEDIIHIDFQFEGDPITRELWAQHWV from the exons ATGGCTAGAGAAAAGCAGATGAAGCGGACACATTCGTCCGTTTTCCCAAAACGAGAAATCTCCCCGCCAGCGACGAAGAGGAAAATCGAGTCCACGACCACAA GAGAGGCCCTTGCCAACTTCTTCAAACCTCCATCGAAGAAGCCGTTCCAGCATCTCGCGTGGCGCACTGTCGACAATAGCTGCTTAGTCGCCAAATACTCCACAAGGCCTCCAGTGGACAATCAGGTTGTTCCTGTGAAGAAGCGTGTTGCGGCTTTCGATCTT GATGGTACCCTGATTTTGACTAAGTCGGGGAATACGTTTCCCAGGAACGAACACGATTGGAAGTGGTGGAATCACTGTGTTCCAGGGAGGATAAAAGAACTATACTCTAAAGG GTATCAGGTGGTTATAGTTACAAATCAAAAGAAGGTTCTCTTGAAGAAGGTCGGCAAAGGCGCTATTGGTGACTCCAAAAGTTTGACGATTTTTAAATCCAAGGTCTCAGTGATATTGAAGGATCTCGATGTGCCGCTGAGCGTATACGCAGCGACGGAGTATGATGAATATCGAAAACCGCGAATGGGGATGTGGAAGCTGATGCTGGATGATTATGACTTGGACGTCGAAGGTGTCCTCGACTTGGAGGGATCGATATTCGTAGGTGATGCAGCGGGACGTCCCGCAGATCATTCCTGCGTTGATCG GAATTTTGCGTCCAACATTGGCTTGAAGTTTTATACACCGGAGGAGTTTTTCCTCGGAAAACCTCAAGAAGGGGTGGAAGCCTTCAATCCGAAGAACTTCATCCTAGACGGCACGAGTAGGTGTAAGTATCGTTGTCCCGTCGTGGGTTATCGGTTCATCAGGGGATGGGTGACACCGCGGCTAACTGAAAACCTAGCATCTCTCCCGTTTCCAGAGTCTCATGGTCAAGAGCTCGTAATATTTTGCGGGAGCCCAGGTGCGGGGAAATCAACTTTTTTCTGGAAATATCTCGAACCGTTGAAATACAAGCGGGTAAATCAAGATATCCTTAAAACT CGTCCCAAATGCCTGAGTGTTGCAGCAGAATATCTGCAAGCCGGAGATTCTGTGGCAGTCG ACAATACGAATGCAGATCCTGAAACACGAGCCTACTGGGTGAAACTGGCAAAGGATCATGACGTCCCGATTCGTTGTGTATATCTTTCTACTCCAGCAAGCATATGCGCACACAACAATGCTGTCCGCGCTGCAAACCCAAGACTTGTATGTCACACCTGTAGCACCTATCCATATACGAAGCTGTTACATGTTTGTATGCTTCTTTGTTCCCCTTTTCGGATGCACAGTATCAAAATGATAGGTGAAAAGTCTGGATTGACCCCTCCTCTACCACAGGAATCCTTGAACCCTGAGAAACGCACATTCCTCCCGGATGTTGCTTTTCGAAGTTTCGCGAGCCGGTTTGAGAAGCCGCAGCTCTCAGAAGGTTTCGAGGATATAATCCATATCGATTTCCAGTTTGAGGGGGATCCAATCACGAGAGAGCTGTGGGCACAGCATTGGGTGTAG
- a CDS encoding uncharacterized protein (EggNog:ENOG410PNR6~COG:S~BUSCO:7460at33183) — protein sequence MLHLFESHQQPVAGSKMESSQLTSGSSSVPESPLSTLSSTPGSPVASLFSARTHTRFPSSVSSVASSPIIGCPGDTLPPTKLEGVQEEPVEPDYGIVDADNYFPDFNDIHADDQVYNNGRGCAEHGYDLSDELADLTRSPKKLRPDSSSFRGISRISSRISSISSRWKQRQVSDTAAALEKYDESLRSRANSATSALANPLASSFSARHSQISNSPARTILEESLSEAGISLIDIEKANREGVKREPQVTTPLLPPVMMDLPTPENEERVQSPLQSPTVAEATHVILPDSPIEVPHSNGLLSPPLSTQPSLASIGLQIPFPRMHGPEIPPITMLNAEDEWSCKLGHANFTIHPKPYIPELCTLDAFEVHRANWSLARCNYAKHLVRTGEHYGVTSNIYRFTEEKWEFIDSQWRANHNIVLANLTDCNGNPLSLSKSNAHPGESVKMPPYLDKTKFPDLGDEDIVGPMSVAPAQPQPPAQAKSLRKRSFFRFLQDLFSSRDST from the exons ATGCTACATCTATTTGAATCACACCAACAACCAGTCGCTGGTTCCAAGATGGAGTCCTCACAGCTTACGTCCGGGTCGAGCTCTGTCCCTGAATCTCCATTGTCCACTCTTTCGTCCACGCCCGGTTCACCCGTCGCATCTCTCTTCTCCGCGAGAACGCACACAAGATTCCCTAGCTCTGTATCGTCGGTCGCTTCTTCGCCAATTATTGGATGCCCTGGAGATACGTTGCCCCCAACCAAACTGGAGGGAGTCCAGGAAGAGCCTGTGGAACCGGACTATGGTATCGTGGACGCGGACAATTACTTTC CGGATTTTAACGATATCCATGCCGATGATCAAGTTTACAACAATGGACGCGGTTGCGCCGAACATGGCTATGACCTATCTGACGAACTTGCGGACCTGACCCGATCGCCAAAGAAGCTAAGACCAGACAGCAGTTCCTTTCGTGGGATTTCACGCATCAGTAGCCGCATCTCATCAATCTCTTCGAGGTGGAAACAGAGACAGGTTTCGGATACTGCGGCTGCGCTGGAAAAATATGACGAATCGCTGAGGTCGCGAGCCAACTCTGCCACCTCTGCCCTTGCAAATCCCTTGGCCAGTTCGTTCTCTGCAAGACACAGCCAAATCTCGAATTCGCCCGCGAGAACTATCCTTGAAGAGAGTCTGAGTGAAGCTGGTATCTCGCTCATTGACATTGAAAAGGCCAACCGCGAAGGTGTTAAACGCGAGCCGCAAGTAACCACTCCTCTCCTACCGCCTGTGATGATGGATCTGCCCACTCCGGAGAATGAGGAACGGGTTCAGTCACCCTTACAATCGCCAACTGTCGCTGAAGCTACACATGTTATCCTTCCAGACTCACCCATTGAGGTACCACATTCGAATGGGTTATTATCTCCGCCTTTGTCTACGCAACCCTCCCTAGCTTCCATTGGTCTACAGATTCCGTTCCCACGGATGCACGGTCCGGAAATTCCTCCTATCACGATGCTAAATGCGGAAGATGAATGGTCCTGTAAGCTTGGCCACGCGAATTTCACGATACATCCAAAGCCTTACATACCCGAACTCTGCACTTTAGACGCGTTCGAAGTACATCGGGCGAATTGGAGTCTTGCACGCTGTAATTACGCAAAACATCTCGTTCGGACCGGCGAGCACTACGGGGTAACGTCCAATATCTACCGCTTTACGGAGGAAAAATGGGAGTTCATCGACAGCCAGTGGAGAGCCAACCACAATATCGTGCTTGCCAATCTCACCGATTGCAATGGCAATCCGCTCTCTCTCAGCAAATCAAACGCTCATCCTGGAGAATCTGTCAAAATGCCTCCTTATCTTGACAAGACCAAATTCCCAGACCTTGGGGATGAGGATATTGTTGGACCCATGTCAGTTGCTCCCGCGCAACCGCAACCACCAGCTCAGGCCAAGTCGCTACGCAAAAGATCCTTCTTCAGATTTTTACAGGATCTATTTTCTTCCCGCGATTCAACGTGA
- a CDS encoding uncharacterized protein (EggNog:ENOG410PPQJ~COG:T~BUSCO:11985at33183), which translates to MENWGPSRPLSISVPGNQHSRPTLDDVLADRAPPPYTLSAFTAYLSQNHCLETLEFTKDAERYRTYYHRPERNDTAETHAQRLRVYWNRIINAYIVPGAPREINLPSTVRDGLLSHSHSPRPPNPDVLQGAVRRMRDLMDESIFLPFLNSRSVSQPPPRASYQQYPPNAPMEEARVSRHISMRRHISPETSLAVPRSTGYSSHPTSGSNTSSTSSSAYRSSPQGYTSGDSGSGSLTDDSGSLPSSPGAGAPMTPPTTPPGSNMHSPRARSDKGWKKMGMKLG; encoded by the coding sequence ATGGAAAACTGGGGTCCTTCGAGACCCCTTAGCATATCCGTTCCTGGAAATCAGCATTCGCGCCCAACATTAGACGATGTTCTGGCCGACCGGGCGCCTCCGCCTTACACGCTTAGCGCATTCACAGCATACCTCTCTCAGAACCACTGCCTGGAAACGTTAGAATTCACAAAGGACGCCGAGCGCTATAGAACATACTATCATCGACCCGAGCGAAACGACACCGCCGAAACGCATGCCCAGAGACTTCGAGTATACTGGAACCGGATAATAAATGCGTACATCGTCCCCGGAGCTCCTCGAGAGATAAATCTTCCAAGCACAGTTAGAGACGGCTTACTCAGTCACTCCCATTCACCGAGACCCCCAAACCCCGACGTGCTCCAGGGAGCCGTTCGCCGAATGCGCGACCTGATGGACGAATCGATATTTCTGCCCTTTCTTAACAGCCGCTCTGTTTCACAACCACCCCCACGCGCATCGTACCAGCAGTATCCGCCGAACGCACCTATGGAGGAGGCACGCGTCAGCCGTCACATCTCGATGCGAAGGCACATCTCGCCGGAAACCTCGCTTGCCGTGCCTCGTTCAACAGGCTACTCGTCGCATCCCACATCCGGCTCCAACACCAGTTCGACAAGCAGTTCAGCATACCGATCTTCGCCCCAGGGGTACACGAGCGGTGATTCGGGCTCAGGCAGCCTCACAGACGATTCGGGCAGCCTTCCATCGAGTCCCGGCGCTGGAGCACCGATGACCCCTCCCACGACGCCCCCCGGCAGCAACATGCATAGTCCTAGGGCGCGGTCGGATAAAGGCTGGAAGAAGATGGGGATGAAACTTGGCTGA
- the SRB5 gene encoding Mediator of RNA polymerase II transcription subunit 18 (EggNog:ENOG410PT00~COG:K) translates to MHEHSLFASVPAAQHHDLLQQLAGVTAMQPNRIYERRLVFKPYRKPGYLKPRPGGSQDVQAPEVQRLNKMLNGGLYHVQVVGEVKLTDFGTHPSIVDATMGGTDFGNQHQNEYDISNQSWRIEFKDIPDAGTGSAVTSRLISTSRVPYGDIVPVMKAWGYDYVSEYVLEGDMFILDDTVILLHRILNFPAKHHLQGLPAFYLPPLQEMVPLDSTGGYLLQASITVQDSGNPDLMKATTQRLLGLKEHLKSAVRLESADRLSLDTRVK, encoded by the exons ATGCACGAACACTCGCTGTTCGCCTCAGTCCCCGCTGCCCAGCACCATGACCTCCTGCAGCAGCTGGCTGGCGTGACTGCCATGCAGCCAAACCGAATCTACGAACGACGTCTGGTATTCAAGCCATACAGAAAGCCGGGGTATCTTAAACCTCGACCCGGGGGCAGCCAAGATGTCCAGGCCCCCGAAGTTCAGAGGCTGAATAAGATGCTCAACGGTGGCCTCTACCACGTCCAGGTTGTGGGTGAGGTCAAACTTACTGATTTCGGCACGCATCCTTCCATCGTCGATGCTACGATGGGGGGAACGGATTTCGGAAATCAACACCAGAATGAATACGATATTTCAAATCAATCATGGAGGATAGAGTTCAAGGATATCCCAGATGCTGGCACTGGGTCTGCCGTGACTTCGAGACTAATTAGCACTTCGAGGGTTCCGTATGGCGATATTGTTCCAGTTATGAAAGCTTGGGGTTACGA TTATGTGTCAGAATATGTCCTCGAAGGCGACATGTTCATCCTCGATGATACCGTAATACTGCTGCATCGGATACTCAATTTCCCCGCCAAACATCATCTCCAAGGTTTACCGGCCTTCTATCTCCCGCCTCTGCAGGAAATGGTTCCACTGGACTCAACTGGCGGATACCTACTACAGGCATCGATAACTGTGCAGGATAGTGGCAATCCAGACCTGATGAAGGCAACAACGCAGCGACTTCTCGGATTGAAAGAACATCTAAAATCAGCTGTGAGGCTCGAATCCGCGGATAGACTCTCTTTAGACACGAGAGTGAAATGA
- a CDS encoding uncharacterized protein (EggNog:ENOG410PRG5~COG:S~BUSCO:16560at33183): MRVTAVLRQAAAARTPLIKFVGKRATPAAVDSTPRVHPASPTNELPDSFMKYRSRAQQHGPLNSPSRPSAYGGYIGGHSGASLGSVQPKQGEYFDRNDLPERFRRIPWSQAEIEAIETGGASLFA, encoded by the exons ATGCGTGTCACTGCTGTTCTCCGGCAAGCCGCCGCGGCCAGGACTCCCTTGATCAAGTTCGTCGGCAAGCGGGCAACTCCAG CAGCCGTCGACAGCACCCCCAGAGTCCACCCCGCCTCTCCCACCAACGAATTACCTGACTCTTTTATGAAATATCGCTCCAGAGCCCAGCAACACGGCCCACTGAATAGCCCCTCTCGCCCATCGGCATACGGCGGCTACATCGGTGGTCATTCCGGTGCCTCGTTGGGATCTGTCCAGCCCAAGCAAGGCGAATACTTCGACAGAAATGATCTCCCAGAACGCTTCCGAAGAATCCCATGGTCGCAGGCTGAGATTGAGGCCATCGAGACGGGCGGGGCCAGTTTGTTCGcctaa
- a CDS encoding uncharacterized protein (EggNog:ENOG410PPQJ~COG:T~BUSCO:11985at33183) — protein MISGRSRRSAESSWDPTPESSPHHSPLPSDSDSDNEERMENWGPSRPLSISVPGNQHSRPTLDDVLADRAPPPYTLSAFTAYLSQNHCLETLEFTKDAERYRTYYHRPERNDTAETHAQRLRVYWNRIINAYIVPGAPREINLPSTVRDGLLSHSHSPRPPNPDVLQGAVRRMRDLMDESIFLPFLNSRSVSQPPPRASYQQYPPNAPMEEARVSRHISMRRHISPETSLAVPRSTGYSSHPTSGSNTSSTSSSAYRSSPQGYTSGDSGSGSLTDDSGSLPSSPGAGAPMTPPTTPPGSNMHSPRARSDKGWKKMGMKLG, from the coding sequence CTGACTCGGATAACGAGGAAAGAATGGAAAACTGGGGTCCTTCGAGACCCCTTAGCATATCCGTTCCTGGAAATCAGCATTCGCGCCCAACATTAGACGATGTTCTGGCCGACCGGGCGCCTCCGCCTTACACGCTTAGCGCATTCACAGCATACCTCTCTCAGAACCACTGCCTGGAAACGTTAGAATTCACAAAGGACGCCGAGCGCTATAGAACATACTATCATCGACCCGAGCGAAACGACACCGCCGAAACGCATGCCCAGAGACTTCGAGTATACTGGAACCGGATAATAAATGCGTACATCGTCCCCGGAGCTCCTCGAGAGATAAATCTTCCAAGCACAGTTAGAGACGGCTTACTCAGTCACTCCCATTCACCGAGACCCCCAAACCCCGACGTGCTCCAGGGAGCCGTTCGCCGAATGCGCGACCTGATGGACGAATCGATATTTCTGCCCTTTCTTAACAGCCGCTCTGTTTCACAACCACCCCCACGCGCATCGTACCAGCAGTATCCGCCGAACGCACCTATGGAGGAGGCACGCGTCAGCCGTCACATCTCGATGCGAAGGCACATCTCGCCGGAAACCTCGCTTGCCGTGCCTCGTTCAACAGGCTACTCGTCGCATCCCACATCCGGCTCCAACACCAGTTCGACAAGCAGTTCAGCATACCGATCTTCGCCCCAGGGGTACACGAGCGGTGATTCGGGCTCAGGCAGCCTCACAGACGATTCGGGCAGCCTTCCATCGAGTCCCGGCGCTGGAGCACCGATGACCCCTCCCACGACGCCCCCCGGCAGCAACATGCATAGTCCTAGGGCGCGGTCGGATAAAGGCTGGAAGAAGATGGGGATGAAACTTGGCTGA
- a CDS encoding uncharacterized protein (EggNog:ENOG410PKSI~COG:S~TransMembrane:2 (i161-178o184-202i)~BUSCO:7320at33183) yields the protein MLMDIYLGIEDTRFMLFVQDSLQAFSSSIAGLLSSRAVLQGVGVGDATASPTSALLLSILQDSMGRIATILFAHQLGTSLEPECKMYRLAADIFNDSSMIMDCLSPTFPKSIRVGLLSLSSVLRALCGVAAGSSKASLSAHFAKWGNLAELNAKDSSQETVISLMGMLVGSLVVSYITSPLATWVALISLLIVHITTNYLAVRAVSMTSLNRQRANIVFSTLFDENRVLTPKQASKQERVFERDGVLRWKASSDTLGFCQIGVPFKDVIDHISSSSPAERTEATVVAILRVFEQEEYILWFDPARKRGVIGLKTNASPTSQLKAWSHALLAANSFKIKESNTREPLVREQVGTDSVLMLGILQGTLAEHSKDFDARIESLRDAGWDIDTPSLQTKPGRKFDVIRKQE from the exons ATGCTGATGGATATCTATTTGGGCATCGAAGATACCAGGTTTAT GTTGTTTGTGCAGGACTCACTCCAAGCTTTTTCAAGCTCGATTGCAGGATTATTATCCTCAAGAGCTGTGTTGCAAG GAGTCGGTGTTGGTGATGCCACCGCGTCACCAACAAGCGCTCTTCTTTTAAGCATCTTGCAGGACAGCATGGGCCGAATAGCGACCATTCTTTTCGCACACCAACTAGGCACATCTCTTGAACCAGAGTGCAAGATGTACCGTCTAGCCGCCGATATTTTCAACGACTCCTCTATGATTATGGATTGCTTGTCGCCCACGTTCCCCAAATCGATTAGAGTCGGTCTGTTGAGCCTGTCAAGCGTGCTCAGGGCTCTATGCGGCGTTGCTGCGGGCAGTTCCAAGGCCAGCCTGAGTGCACATTTTGCGAAATGGGGGAATCTGGCGGAGTTGAATGCG AAAGATTCAAGTCAAGAGACAGTGATATCCCTCATGGGGATGCTG GTTGGAAGTCTCGTCGTATCGTACATCACTTCTCCCCTCGCTACTTGGGTAGCGTTGATATCCCTTCTCATAGTACATATAACGACCAATTACCTAGCCGTGCGAGCAGTCAGCATGACGTCCCTTAACCGACAGCGAGCCAACATAGTCTTCTCAACGCTATTCGATGAAAACCGCGTCCTCACTCCAAAGCAAGCATCCAAGCAAGAAAGAGTCTTCGAACGAGACGGAGTTTTACGATGGAAAGCCTCATCCGACACTCTGGGGTTTTGCCAGATAGGAGTTCCATTTAAAGATGTAATAGATCATATATCTTCGTCTAGCCCTGCGGAGCGAACAGAGGCGACCGTCGTGGCGATTTTACGGGTTTTTGAGCAAGAAGAGTACATACTCTGGTTCGACCCGGCAAGGAAACGGGGAGTTATCGGTTTAAAGACGAACGCCAGCCCAACATCGCAATTGAAAGCCTGGAGTCATGCTTTGCTAGCAGCGAATTCtttcaaaataaaagagaGTAACACCAGAGAGCCGCTCGTACGTGAGCAGGTCGGTACAGACTCCGTTTTGATgctaggaatcctacaaggCACTTTGGCGGAGCATTCGAAGGACTTTGATGCTCGAATCGAGTCTCTTCGAGATGCTGGGTGGGACATCGACACACCTTCACTGCAGACGAAGCCAGGGAGGAAGTTTGATGTCATTCGAAAGCAGGAATAG